In Canis lupus dingo isolate Sandy chromosome 27, ASM325472v2, whole genome shotgun sequence, one genomic interval encodes:
- the TAS2R42 gene encoding taste receptor type 2 member 42, whose translation MLAGLDIIFLTLSTAEFIIGMLGNAFIGLVNCSEWVKNRKISLADFILICLAISRIAQLLVSWFESFMMGLSPLFFSTYKLAKSITLLWRITHHLATWFSTCLSIFYLLKIAQFSHSLFLWLRWRMNRVVLAILVFSLFFLLFDFLMLETFNDLFSNVDAMDESNLTLYIYESKTFYVKTLILLSFSYIIPIILSLTSLLLLFLSLVKHIRNLQLNSMGSRDSSTQAHKKAIKMVMSFLFLFTVHFFSIQLSNWMFFLFWNKKITKFIMLAVYVFPSSHSLILILGNSKLRQTALKVLWHLKSSLKREKPNSSLPIDFPESFQ comes from the coding sequence ATGTTAGCTGGATTGGATATAATCTTTCTTACACTGTCAACAGCAGAATTCATAATTGGAATGTTGGGGAATGCGTTCATTGGACTGGTAAACTGCTCTGAATGGGTCAAGAACCGGAAAATCTCTTTAGCTGACTTCATTCTCATCTGCTTGGCTATCTCCAGAATCGCTCAGCTGTTGGTGTCATGGTTTGAATCATTTATGATGGGACTATCTccacttttcttttccacttataAACTGGCAAAATCTATTACTTTGCTTTGGAGAATAACTCATCATTTGGCTacgtggtttagtacctgcctaaGCATTTTCTACCTCCTTAAGATAGCTCAGTTCTCTCATTCCCTTTTCCTCTGGCTGAGGTGGAGAATGAACAGAGTGGTTCTTGcaattcttgtattttctttgttctttctactGTTTGACTTTCTAATGCTAGAAACATTCAATGATCTCTTCTCGAATGTCGATGCAATGGATGAAAGTAAtctgactttatatatatatgaaagtaaaaCTTTTTATGTTAAAACCTTGATTCTTCTTAGTTTTTCCTATATCATTCCTATTATTCTGTCCCTGACCTCATTGctccttttatttctgtccttGGTAAAACACATCAGAAATTTGCAGCTCAACTCCATGGGCTCCAGGGATTCCAGCACACAGGCCCATAAAAAAGCCATTAAAATGGTGatgtctttcctcttccttttcacaGTTCACTTTTTTTCCATACAATTGTCAAATTggatgttttttttattttggaacaaGAAGATCACAAAGTTTATCATGTTGGCCGTTTATGTCTTTCCTTCAAGCCACTCACTAATTTTGATTCTGGGAAACAGCAAGCTGAGACAGACAGCCTTGAAGGTACTGTGGCATCTTAAAAGCTccctgaaaagagaaaaaccaaattcATCTTTACCGATAGACTTTCCAGAATCTTTCCAATGA
- the SMIM10L1 gene encoding small integral membrane protein 10-like protein 1 has product MATAAAPSSLALKACSTAGVPSSYGVFCKGLSRTLLAFFELAWQLRMNFPYFYVAGSVILNIRLQVHI; this is encoded by the coding sequence ATGGCCACCGCGGCGGCTCCGTCTTCCTTGGCCCTCAAAGCCTGCAGCACGGCCGGGGTCCCCAGCTCCTACGGAGTCTTCTGCAAAGGACTCTCCCGCACCTTGCTCGCCTTCTTCGAGCTAGCCTGGCAGCTGCGCATGAACTTCCCGTACTTCTACGTCGCAGGCTCGGTGATCCTCAACATCCGCTTGCAGGTACACATTTAG